The Mesobacillus jeotgali genome window below encodes:
- the resA gene encoding thiol-disulfide oxidoreductase ResA, which yields MKKKRLITRTIILAVMVLAVGYTLYANMNKDKNQKIVIGKPAPDFVLVDMEGNKHRLSDYKGQGVFLNFWATWCKPCEREMPYIENQYQQFKDQGVQVLAIDSGESELAVNRFIERKGMTFPVLIDEGPVQAAYGINPLPITFLIDKEGNVVKSHTGELSEETVREFMEQIKP from the coding sequence ATGAAAAAGAAGCGGCTAATCACTCGAACTATTATTCTTGCGGTTATGGTTCTGGCAGTTGGCTACACTTTATACGCCAACATGAATAAGGATAAAAACCAGAAGATTGTGATTGGAAAACCTGCTCCTGATTTTGTCCTTGTTGATATGGAAGGCAATAAACACAGGCTTTCTGATTATAAAGGGCAAGGAGTTTTCCTTAATTTTTGGGCAACATGGTGCAAGCCATGCGAGAGAGAAATGCCTTATATCGAAAATCAGTACCAGCAGTTCAAGGACCAGGGAGTCCAGGTCCTGGCGATTGACTCGGGTGAATCAGAACTTGCTGTAAATAGGTTTATTGAACGAAAAGGCATGACTTTTCCTGTTCTGATCGACGAGGGACCAGTACAGGCAGCATATGGGATCAATCCTCTGCCAATTACCTTTTTGATAGATAAAGAAGGAAATGTCGTAAAAAGCCATACCGGGGAATTATCTGAAGAAACAGTCCGCGAATTTATGGAACAGATTAAACCTTAA
- the rluB gene encoding 23S rRNA pseudouridine(2605) synthase RluB, giving the protein MERLQKVIAHAGIASRRKAEEMILEGRVKVNGSVVKELGRKVTPSDRVEVDGVQIEGEEPVYFLFYKPRGVISSVQDDKGRKVVTDFFQTIEQRIYPVGRLDYDTSGLLLLTNDGEFANLLMHPSNEIDKVYVAKVKGIPSKEKLTSLARGVMLEDGKTAPAKTKMLSVDKKKDTAIVEITIHEGRNRQVRRMFEAIGHPVLKLKREKYGFLTLNGLRTGEIRELTHHEVKQLRVQAMKKS; this is encoded by the coding sequence ATGGAAAGACTGCAAAAAGTGATTGCTCATGCAGGAATCGCATCGAGAAGAAAAGCCGAGGAAATGATCCTCGAAGGAAGAGTCAAGGTAAACGGCAGTGTTGTTAAAGAACTTGGCCGGAAGGTGACCCCATCTGACAGGGTCGAAGTGGATGGAGTTCAGATTGAAGGGGAGGAACCGGTTTATTTCTTGTTCTATAAACCCCGCGGTGTTATTTCGAGTGTACAGGATGACAAGGGACGCAAAGTGGTTACGGACTTTTTCCAGACAATCGAACAGCGCATCTATCCTGTGGGGCGGCTGGATTATGATACATCGGGACTGCTATTGTTGACGAACGATGGTGAATTTGCGAATTTGCTGATGCACCCAAGTAATGAGATAGATAAGGTGTATGTTGCGAAGGTGAAAGGGATCCCTTCAAAAGAGAAGCTGACAAGCCTGGCTCGCGGCGTCATGCTGGAGGATGGGAAAACGGCGCCAGCAAAGACGAAAATGCTGAGTGTCGATAAAAAGAAAGATACCGCAATCGTCGAAATTACCATCCATGAAGGCCGTAATAGACAGGTCAGGAGGATGTTTGAAGCAATTGGACACCCGGTATTAAAGCTGAAAAGAGAAAAATATGGATTCTTGACGCTGAACGGCTTAAGAACTGGGGAAATCAGGGAGCTTACACATCATGAGGTAAAGCAGCTCCGTGTCCAGGCAATGAAAAAATCCTAA